A stretch of DNA from Micromonospora peucetia:
CCAGCCCCTGCGCGAAGAGGTCGCCCTCCCGGAGCACCGGCTCGGTCACGTCGTCGCCGACCTTCACCGTGACGTCGGCGGTGTAGTACTGCCCCCGGCGGATGGTCACGCCGGCGTCCTCGCAGAACGCCTGCTGCTTGCCGAGGAACTCCTGCCTGAGGCAGCCCTCCGGCAGCGTGACGAAGCTCACCCCCGCCGGGAGGCTGATGCCGTAGAAGAGTCCGGTCGCGGGCCGGCTGCCGTCGTTGTAGACCGCCCAGTCCAGCGGGACGGTCTCGCCCCGGCGCACCGGCTTCAGGTCCGGCTCGTCGGCCACCGCCCCGTTGACCACGACGTTGGCCTGGACGTCCTGCACCCAGGCGGTGAGGTCGTAGCCCGGCTTCGTCACGGTGATCGGCACGTCGATGTCTTTGTTGTTGTTGAGGTCCGGATCGCCGGTGGCCGAGCTGACCGTCACCAGCAGCACGCCGCCGTTGCCCTTGCCGCCGGTGCTGAACAACGGGATGCCGAAGTCCTCGCTGGTGCCCCCGCGCAGGTCACCGAGCAGGCAGGTGAACGTGGCACCGGTCGTCTCGCAGCCGTCCGGAACGACGTAGCCGACTCTCTTGGCCTTGAGGCCGCTGGTGTCCACGGTGACCGTGACCGCCTTCGCGTCGACCGCGCCGGTGAGGTTCTGGACGGTGAACTTGAACGGTTTGGCCTTCGCCGCCTTCACGCCCTTGGCCACGTGGTAACTGACCGGCGTCAGAGCCAGGTCCGCCTGGTCGGCGGCGTGTGCGGGAACGGCGACGGCGGCCAGGCCACCCGCCGCGAGGAGCGCCACGACACCGGCGCGGGCCAGGGTCGAGCGGTGGAGCAGGGTCATCGGTCCCCCGGGGGGTTGGGAAGAAACGGATGGTTGCGGAACCGGCCGGACGTTATCGAAGGTCGATGCGACACGCCAGCAGGGAGAACGTGTTTCATCCGTCCGGCCGGTCCGGTCGGACGGACGGTCTGACGGCCCGACACACGGCGGGGGCGGGATGGTCGCCCATCCCGCCCCCGCCGCCGTGCGTTATGTGAACGACCCTCGCGGGTCGATGGAGGACGAGCCTCAGGCGGTCGGCCTCTCGTCGCCCGGGGTCACCAGGACGACCCGGCGCCGCCGCGCCACCATGAACATGACCGCGCCCGCGACCAGCACCGCGCCGCCGATGCCGCCGATCAGGGTGGTCTGCGCGCCAGTCACCGGCAGGCCGCCGTCGTCGTCACCGCCGCCGCCCTCGCCGCCGGTTCCGGCGGCCACGACGACCGCGTAGTCGTCCTTGTTGTCGGTCGGGTCGAGGTCGGCGAACCGCGGGTCGTCGGCGCCGACCACCACGGCCTTGCCGATGGTGGTCCGGCTGGTCTTCCTGGCCAGCGGGGAGTCGACCGGCAGGGAGCCGAGCGCCTCGGCCTCGAGCGAGCCGCCGGGCAGGGTCGAGGGAGCCTTGACGCCCTTGTCGACGACCACCGGCATCTCCAGGAACATCCCCATCCGCGGCTCGAACTGGAACGCCTTGTCCTCGCAGACCGCGCTGCGCTTGTCCGCGCTGACGGTGCAGGCCTCCATGGGCAACGCGAAGGTCACGCCCTTCGGCAGCTGGAACGTCAGCCTGATGCCCTGGCCGATCATGTCCCCCTGGTTGATGACCTCGCCGAGGACGACGGCGGTGTCGCCCGGCCGCACCGGAGCGGCCGGCTGCTCCGCCCCGGCGTCGAGGTCGAACCGGGTCTTCACGTCCTCCACCACGACGCCGAGGTCGACGCCGCTGTCCGTGGTGATCTCGACGTTCGCCTTGGCGGAGTTGTTGCTCTTGTCCGTGTCGTCCGGCGACTCGATGCTGAAGGTCACCGGGGCGGAGTACGCCTCCTTGACCGCGTCCGGGTTCTTGACCACGAAGACGAGCACCTCGGCGGTCTCGCCCGGGCCGGGGATGTCCTCCTTGGCGACCTTGCAGGTCACCAGCTCGGGCCGGTCGTCACCCTCCAGGGTGCAGTCTCCCGTGAACGGCGTGATCAAGGCCTTGTCGAAGTCCACCTTCGACACGTCGGCCTTGACGACCAGCTCGGTCGGCGTGCCCGTGCCCTTGTTACTGATCTTGACCCAGCCGAACTTGCCCTCCACGTTGGCGGTCGTCTTCATGCCGACGACGGCCTGGAGCGCCAGGTCCGTCTCGGTGCTCGTGGCGTGGGCCGGCGTGCCCATCGCCGTGAACACGCCGGATGCCAGCAGCGCGGCAGCGCCGAGGCGCGCCAGCGAGCGGTTACGGAAGATCATGGAAGAGGTCCCCCCGTTGGGGTGCAGGAAAGGTACGGGCCGGGACGTTAGCGGTCCACGATCATGCCCGCCACCCCGCCTCTCACCGCGCTGAGCAGCACCGCTAAGAAACGCTTAAGGAATGTCCGGATTGATGTGGCTTGTTGCCGCCGGCCACCCGATCCCGCCGGCTCAACCGCCAGCTCAATCGATACCCGTGGCCGGTAGCCGCTCCACCGATCGGCCAGCCCGTCCCGACCACGGTCGCTCACGTCGGGTCGACACGGTGTTCACCTGTGACGCACAGACGTCGACCCCCCACCGTCCTGGACGGTGGGGGGTCGAGATGTCGGGATCAGCGGGCGTCGACCAACGGCAGGGTCTTGCCTGCGCCGCCGCCCGGAATGGCGATCGAGGAGAAGTGCGAGACCACCCGATCGTCGGTCGGGTCGTCGGCCGGGGTGCGGTGCACGGCCAGCCGGTTGTAGAGCGTGTCCCGCTGGGCGGGGATCCGGTCCGCCGAGCGGATCATGCCGATCAGCTCGTGCAGGTTGGAGCGGTGCCGCGCACCGGCGGAGGAGATGACGTTCTCCTCCAGCATGATCGAGCCGAGGTCGTCCACGCCCATGTGCAGGGCGAGCTGCCCGACGTCCTTGCCGGTGGTCAGCCAGGACGCCTGGAGGTGCGGCACCGTCTCGAAGAAGAGCCGGGCCACCGCGACCAGCCGCAGGTACTCCAGGGTGGTGGCCTGGGTCCGGCCCTTGAGATGGTTGTTCTCCGGCTGGTACGTCCACGGGATGAACGCCCGGAAGCCCTTGGTGCGGTCCTGCACGTCGCGGATCATCCGCAGGTGCTCGATCCGCTCGGCCGCGGTCTCGCCGGTGCCCATCATCATGGTGGCGGTCGACTCGACGCCCTGCCGGTGCGCCAGCTCCATGACCTCCAGCCAGCGCTCGCCCGACTCCTTCAGCGGGGCGATCGCGGTGCGCGGGCGCGCGGGCAGCATCTCGGCGCCGGCGCCGGCGATCGAATCCAGCCCGGCTGCCTTGATCCGGGCGATGGCCTCGTCGAGGCTGACGCCGGAGACCTTGGCCATGT
This window harbors:
- a CDS encoding cell wall anchor protein; amino-acid sequence: MTLLHRSTLARAGVVALLAAGGLAAVAVPAHAADQADLALTPVSYHVAKGVKAAKAKPFKFTVQNLTGAVDAKAVTVTVDTSGLKAKRVGYVVPDGCETTGATFTCLLGDLRGGTSEDFGIPLFSTGGKGNGGVLLVTVSSATGDPDLNNNKDIDVPITVTKPGYDLTAWVQDVQANVVVNGAVADEPDLKPVRRGETVPLDWAVYNDGSRPATGLFYGISLPAGVSFVTLPEGCLRQEFLGKQQAFCEDAGVTIRRGQYYTADVTVKVGDDVTEPVLREGDLFAQGLDAAEGEPEAEPQVAGPAQRKAFTEVDVLDNHTTFEAFVDLSAQPTPQPTPTVAPTTTPTGGPTAGPTTTPGAGGGGGGDGGGLPVTGVQAGLIGGIGAAVLLAGGALLLLSRRRRVVLVTPGDEKSTN
- the mqnC gene encoding cyclic dehypoxanthinyl futalosine synthase; translation: MSVSREIDDILQRGADGGRITPEEALLLYTEAPFHALGEAADAVRRRRYPDNIVTYLIDRNINYTNVCVTACKFCAFYRAPKHKEGWTHPTEEILRRCGEAVELGATQVMLQGGHHPDYGVEYYEELFSSVKKAYPQLAIHSIGPSEILHMAKVSGVSLDEAIARIKAAGLDSIAGAGAEMLPARPRTAIAPLKESGERWLEVMELAHRQGVESTATMMMGTGETAAERIEHLRMIRDVQDRTKGFRAFIPWTYQPENNHLKGRTQATTLEYLRLVAVARLFFETVPHLQASWLTTGKDVGQLALHMGVDDLGSIMLEENVISSAGARHRSNLHELIGMIRSADRIPAQRDTLYNRLAVHRTPADDPTDDRVVSHFSSIAIPGGGAGKTLPLVDAR
- a CDS encoding LPXTG cell wall anchor domain-containing protein; translation: MIFRNRSLARLGAAALLASGVFTAMGTPAHATSTETDLALQAVVGMKTTANVEGKFGWVKISNKGTGTPTELVVKADVSKVDFDKALITPFTGDCTLEGDDRPELVTCKVAKEDIPGPGETAEVLVFVVKNPDAVKEAYSAPVTFSIESPDDTDKSNNSAKANVEITTDSGVDLGVVVEDVKTRFDLDAGAEQPAAPVRPGDTAVVLGEVINQGDMIGQGIRLTFQLPKGVTFALPMEACTVSADKRSAVCEDKAFQFEPRMGMFLEMPVVVDKGVKAPSTLPGGSLEAEALGSLPVDSPLARKTSRTTIGKAVVVGADDPRFADLDPTDNKDDYAVVVAAGTGGEGGGGDDDGGLPVTGAQTTLIGGIGGAVLVAGAVMFMVARRRRVVLVTPGDERPTA